A segment of the Methanoculleus sp. SDB genome:
AGGTGCACGCCTTGAACGGGGTATCCTTCGATATCGGTACCGGTGAGTTTGTCGGGATCATGGGATCGTCGGGCTCCGGGAAATCAACCCTTCTGCATATGCTCGGGCTTCTGGACGATCCCACCGAAGGGGAGATCACGATCGGCGGCGAGGATGTGCTCGAGTTCTCCGACAGCAAAAAAACCCGGTTCCGGCTGCAGAAGTTCGGGTTCATCTTCCAGGATTACGCCCTCGTCCCTGAGCTCTCGGCGCTTGAAAACGTCATTCTCCCGGCACTCGCCCGCGGCGTCCCCCTCCCCGACGCCTCTGCGACGGGCCGCGACTACCTCGACCGGGTGGACCTCGCAGGGAGGAAGGACCACCTCCCCGCCGAACTCTCCGGCGGCGAGCAGCAGCGGGTGGCCATCGCCAGGGCCCTCGTAAACAACCCCGACATCCTCTTCGCCGACGAGCCCTGCGCAAACCTCGACAGCATGAACTCGCGTGCCGTACTCGATCTTTTCGGGCAGATCAACGAGGA
Coding sequences within it:
- a CDS encoding ABC transporter — translated: MITARNLKKIYTMGRVEVHALNGVSFDIGTGEFVGIMGSSGSGKSTLLHMLGLLDDPTEGEITIGGEDVLEFSDSKKTRFRLQKFGFIFQDYALVPELSALENVILPALARGVPLPDASATGRDYLDRVDLAGRKDHLPAELSGGEQQRVAIARALVNNPDILFADEPCANLDSMNSRAVLDLFGQINEELNQTVIMVSHEDWHREYFDRVIRLRDGKIEKEEVLREKVQ